The DNA sequence taattctgaaCTCTTAGGGGAATCGTTTCTTTTTTAGGTTCGTATGCagctttattgttatttttaccttATGCGACGTCTTAGCTTCTTTTAGATTAATTCCGATGAAGGTTTACTCTTTCAGCTTTATATTCTGTTTGCTTTTGTATGTGCTTCTATGGTTGGAACTTAGGTTATTGATTATTGGTATGATATGTGACTAAATGGAGGGAAATGGATTGTAAGGATCTATATGGTGGAGCCCAACAAGCTTTGGATTGAGGCTTAGCTGTTGTTGTTGCTTTTTGTATTTGTATGTGATCGCTATCAAAATTTAAAACACTTTAGATGTTATCTGTTCTTTTAGCAATTGTGTTGTAGCCATGTcgtcttttcgtcttcttgagcagAGGGTTTTTCAGAAACatgggtagaggtaaggtctgcgtacacactaccctccccagaccccacttgtgggactatactgggtcgttgttgttgttgttgttgtagccaTGTCATATATTTTGCTTTTTCAAAAATGCCCCTTTTCTTCTGTATCTAAGTGCGGTAGAGAAAATATTGAGTCTCGTTGACTATAACGAGAACATGATTAATCTCCTGTCTCTCTACATATATGGTACCAGAGGCTATCTCTGTTTTTGCTACTTATATATCAATCTCGTACAAGTTTTATTGACCGATATTTTGGTTGTGTTAGTTGGTAAAAATGCCGGAGATTCAGTTGGGCGCCCATACATTCAGAAACCAGGGAGTGGAAATAGCAAGGTTTCACATGCACGACTGGCTTATTCTTTTTCTACTTGTGGTGATCGATATAGTTTTAAATGTGATAGAACCGTTTCACCGTTTTGTTGGATCTGACATGATGACAGATTTAAGATACCCTTTGAAAGACAATACCATTCCCTTTTGGGCTGTTCCGGTAAGTGCAACCCTCAAGACAAATTGTGTTTGGGACAATACATAGTTATAAAAGTAGTATGTGTTTTCTTATTTAAACCTCTTTAGTGGACATTTTATGATCCATATGTCTTTCAACAGATTATTGCCATAATCTTACCGTTACTGGTCATACTTGTCTTTTACTTCATCAGAAAGGATGTCTACGATGTGCATCAAGCTATATTAGGTATTCTTTGTCCCTTATGTGACTATCAGCTTTTGCCTGGTGGCAAGTATATACAACCAGATCAGACTGATTACTTTGTGTACCTCTGTTCAGGATTGCTGTATTCTGTACTAATCACCTCAGTTCTTACTGATGCAATCAAAGATGCCGTTGGTCGACCCCGTCCAGACTTCTTTTGGCGGTGTTTCCCTGATGGAAAAGGGGTGTGTTTATTCATTACTTGGAATCTCCCTTCTGTAGCAGTAACCGATATAACAGCATTTGCAACTATCAATTATAATTTTCTGTGTTTAGGTGTTTGATACAATCACAAGCAATGTCAAATGTACTGGCTTGAAAAATGTTATCAAAGAAGGACATAAAAGTTTCCCAAGCGGACATAGTTCTTGTGAGTATAACTATTCCCTGTCAATTGCATTGTTGGCATCAGAGAATTGTGATTATCTCCTTTACTTGACCCTTTAAACAAAATGAGCATATACCCTCAGTTTGTCCTTTTTTCCAATGAAACTTTCTCAGTTATATGAACTGTTTTTTTCCCTTTTCATTGATACTTTTATCTTTCTCAGTTTGTGTAATGATTTGTTACGCCAAATAATACAATTTTTATTACTACCGATCCTATTTTTCCCATATGTTTGACCTATTACTTTTTAGTAGTTCACCTCAAATAGTTAAGTCACATTAAATAGCAACTTCATAGGTGACGATGGCTTATGCTGG is a window from the Nicotiana tomentosiformis chromosome 10, ASM39032v3, whole genome shotgun sequence genome containing:
- the LOC104096399 gene encoding lipid phosphate phosphatase 2; the encoded protein is MPEIQLGAHTFRNQGVEIARFHMHDWLILFLLVVIDIVLNVIEPFHRFVGSDMMTDLRYPLKDNTIPFWAVPIIAIILPLLVILVFYFIRKDVYDVHQAILGLLYSVLITSVLTDAIKDAVGRPRPDFFWRCFPDGKGVFDTITSNVKCTGLKNVIKEGHKSFPSGHSSWSFAGLGFLAWYLSGKIKAFDQRGHVAKICLVFLPLLAAALVAVSRVDDYWHHWQDVFAGGLLGLTVASICYLQFFPPPYDIDGRMPHVHLQRLAEQRSGTQSTANNPGCLTIRQPEVDSVYAQPQHGIAVSGLGARETGPIFDDDVENGRWRH